One window of Salmo salar unplaced genomic scaffold, Ssal_v3.1, whole genome shotgun sequence genomic DNA carries:
- the LOC106587448 gene encoding mitochondrial glutamate carrier 2-like, which translates to MWKVHRFTAKLINGGIAGLIGVTCVFPIDLAKTRLQNQQNGSRLYTSMSDCLIKTIKSEGYFGMYRGAAVNLTLVTPEKAIKLAANEFFRQHLSKDGQKLTLLSEMLAGCGAGTCQVIITTPMEMLKIQLQDAGADRGSEEADVQGCSWGPWGPSGVEVPYSNAPHPGDGKDISVQQCSLPVDVIKTRIQTMTQGSQEDTYSGVTECIR; encoded by the exons ATGTGGAAGGTTCACCGG tttACCGCCAAATTGATCAATGGGGGAATTGCTGGACTGATAGGTGTGACATGTGTATTTCCTATTGACCTAGCCAAGACCCGTCTCCAGAACCAGCAAAATGGTTCCCGTCTCTACACCAGCAT GTCAGATTGCCTTATCAAGACCATCAAATCAGAGGGGTACTTTGGCATGTACAGAG GTGCTGCTGTAAACCTGACTCTGGTCACTCCAGAGAAGGCCATCAAACTAGCTGCCAATGAATTCTTTAGACAGCACCTGTCCAAAGATGG tcagaagCTCACCCTGCTGAGCGAGATGCTGGCAGGTTGTGGTGCTGGTACATGTCAG GTCATCATCACCACTCCCATGGAGATGCTAAAGATCCAGTTACAGGATGCAGGGGCGGATAG AGGATCAGAGGAAGCTGATGTTCAAGGCTGCAGTTGGGGTCCCTGGGGGCCCAGTGGAGTTGAGGTCCCATACAGCAATGCACCTCACCCGGGAGACGGTAAGGACATCTCCGTACAGCAATGCAGCTTACCTGTGGATG TGATTAAGACCAGAATTCAGACCATGACACAGGGAAGTCAGGAGGACACCTACAGCGGAGTGACAGAATGCATCAGGTaa